Within Paralichthys olivaceus isolate ysfri-2021 chromosome 19, ASM2471397v2, whole genome shotgun sequence, the genomic segment CTTTTAATGTTGGCCCACTGTTCTCCCAGTGTGAAGGCTCTTGATGTATCAAGGTTTTAGGTCAGAAACACAACGGTTTTCCCAGCTGTCAAATTTTAAATACACATCGACTTTTAAGTTGGGAAGACCTAATAAAATATAGTAACTTTTTGTTACTAGATATTACACAACACTGCTCTACCTGGCCTTAGGGGAGGGGACTGGATCGCTCCCTCTCAAAGACGTGATTCTCTGTTCTCTGTTCAGCATCTGAAGAATGGAATCTGCCAATGCAGATAAGAGAAGCAAACACCACGTTCTTTTACTGGTCAGCTGAAGAAATGGCTTATTGACAATCAGATATGTGCACATTAGTCTGCCTGCAGTTTGTCTTCAGTTTTTGATTTTTACTTGCCGTGCTTTGTCTCCTTTGTTGTATTGTTACTTATTGTTATGCGTTGTACCTGTCTGAATATTAGTCTGTATATATTATCTAGAGCGGGGACAACAAATTCAAATTAGCCTGTTGAGCTTACTCTGGCTCATTTACAGTCATTTGGCTGTTGATTAGAGAATTGTCCgtgtcaaataaatgaaatgaaatgactgtTCAGATTAATAATTCCATCCTTATTACACTCAGTGgtcagtatttgtgtttgtatcagGGTATGGGGTCTAATAGATGCGTACCCAGaggttataaatgaggcccctgcTCAGTGCACACATCATAGCTGGCTTTGTGGTATTAAGCTATTGTAGCTTTTCATGCACTGTTAAAGAGTAGTACATGGAAATAAACTCCACAACCCGATGGACAAATACAAGGTTCACCAGcagcctctgcctcctctctgcaggcTTAGGGCCCGGTCACACTTACACAAATGTTTCATTACCAAACCACTGCCTCCCGTAACTTCCAGCCAATCGTTAGTTCGACAAAAAAGGATATttgctttgtatttgtgtatttgtgaccTCGCCCTTACTGACGTTTGATGGCAGGTCAGATGATTTGATTGGCTAGATCATGTGCTCGAGTATTTGTTTAGACCTCACTTGACTGGCTGGTGCCTGTGCTGGCGCCCTCATAACACAAGCAGAGCGAAGCAACAGAACCACAATCAGCACGCAACACATTGTCACCAGTTTATGCTTATGGGATGCCACACATTCCATCAGTCCAATCCAGAAATGTATCTCATATAAACTAGAAGGGGGCACAGTACTTCCTGGTTTGAATTCCAGTTAAGTCTTTCTGTGTCTACTCTGGCTTCCccactgcggagatcacgtggctttctttacaacacacagacaccattgtcagctcttatcaccacaaactctttaGACAActttgtcggtgtcttctacatgtgtgacacctctttttcaccgggattagtttttttttcatttttgcatctgctgCGTGTGCTGCAAATCCAGCGGGGGGGGGCTCTGCTGCGTCCTCACGTCAGATATTCCTGAAATTCTACGGACTTTATACTTGAGGGCCAATCACTCGGACATCTGTGTTCACACaagcacctcctctggagaaaatacagagcgtctgtggagttcagtgcatgtgtgaaagcagctttaagtgACATTAAAGTGTAAATGGTTGTCGGTCTCTCAGcttggattggctccagctccccgcAGCCCTCAAAGGATGAGCAGTATAAATAATAGATGgatgaaaaaagacattttttttaaatgatccaacagacagagacaaacatagAAAACATAACGACCTTGGCAGAAGTAATAATACCTGGGAGTTAATGGGAAGCTGTGTCGTTGCATCCAAGGTTTTCACATTGTgccaagaaaacacaaacaggctcAGACACTTCTCCTGTAATATCCAGAATTGTCTCTTTAAGAAAAATCACCTTGGTGCAAAATGTGGCCTTTGCCCCTTAATTCAACTGCTAAACTTCCAGACAGTATACATGACACGTTTGAATGCTTCTGGACAATCActagagacagacacacagtgaaattTCAGGGTCAGAATTTAAGAGCAGTGAAAcctcaaattaaaataactctGCAACACATCTGTTATCAATGTCCAACTCAAAGTTATAAGGCAGAGGAACTTAAGTCCGGAGACTCTAGCAGTTGCATTGGTGTAACAGGTAGAAGGTTAAACTGTCACTGACTGCTGGGTTTGTGTTCAGACCGTTCAGACACACTGCCCTGGGTTTGTCTGGCTCTCAGGAAGAcatgagagcagcagagtgtCAGCCCCACTCTGTGGCCACATAGGGACATTACATCTGGActataaatacagtttatcatgtttttttagttttttagaaaACTgctatatttttaatattgacagtaataattttttatattgtaatggaaaatgttttattctgttgttgAATTATATTGAGACAAATAAGCTGCATTGAAGTTTGGTGTATTgggtgaaaatataaagtataaactttaaattgaaaacattttttcaattgaatctccttttttaaactaaactatACAATCTTCTTGTAGTTGAGGTAGTTTTTTTCTATAGTTTGGATAAAATACCTCCAGTTTGTTTGAAATTTTGGTCAGATCTAAGTGATGTGCaggattctttcttttttaatccaAAATTGCATTTGTCTGAGTGGGTTTTACAAGTTGCACAAGACTAAAGAATGCAATAAGTCTCAGGAAGTGTAATAGATTAAGAATCCCACTTTGCCAAAGATGGCAAAAGAATACGTATAACCTCAGGCTGCAAACATATTCAAAGACAGAAGAATCTGACCCTAAGAACGGTGATgattttatagattttatactttttcataaactgaaactgaattagctgtgtgtgtgtggttgacatacaaaatgtgaaatgatttaaCTGCTGTTATTTGTTTCATACATTGAATGTGAGCTACTTCATAAGGTCTGTTAGCAATCAACAAAATCTTTAGATGTAAGGTCataacttttcaaaatgaaagctctgtaattcagctcaataCAAACCACTGTAGCAACAATACCAACATTGTGCTTTTGCTTTGCAAACTAACTatatgaggaagaggaagtgaattCTGAAGTGAATTCTAGGAAAGTTGCTGCGATGACAGAGATCAGCGTTATCCCCTTGTTTTCGAATGTATTCCTATATTCCTCGTTCACAAACACAAGGTTTAAAAGTTCAGTTCTAATGAAATGCCACAACAGGGATCGTACtaaatataaatcatttaattGTGATAACAATAAAAGGATAATTACGTTAAAATACAGTATGATCATATATAAACACTGGCATGGTTATAATGTACAATTAAAGGGAATGCATTCATGACACTGAAAACAAGACACAATCATCAGAGCATGATGATGGCTGGTACAACTGAAGTTAATGCATCAGACATCGAGCAACACAACGTTGTGGTTAGAAAGATTGTTGCCACAGATCTGGGAGCAGCGGTACACTTCAACCtaaatcagtaaaaaaagaCGAAAAAAAACTAGTGTTGCATTGTTCAGTCACTGAGCCATTACACTGTAGGTCCCACATGAGTACGactgaaaaatagaaaacatttgattgaGTGTGACAGAttataaaagcagaaatgtgaGTGTGCTGCTGCTTAAGGTGAAGTAGCATGAGGGCACCATCCATACCCTGGACTACCACACTGTGGCCTCGCCACAAATTGCTTCATGtgcctaaaataaaaataacatgttAGACAATATTTGACATATGTTTAAGAAGGTCAAACATCTGACAACAATGTTTGATAGACAGAATCCAAATTATATCCATGCATCTCCATCCAACACCTAAACTAAAGTGTGTTTATTCCAAGCAGCTCATTAAAGTAAAGTAGATCATCCAAGTCTCACTGTTTCTTTTGCAATACATTAACATTAGGTTACACTGTGATAAATGTGCGGCTAACTGATAGCAACCAAAACTATCAATAGGATAAACAATTTTCAGCGATACATCAAAAAACAAGGTGACGGGACATGAATAAATATACTGAATACCACAAAATTAATAGGAAGGGaatggttttagttttttaggCATCTCATTACCGAAACATAACTGCTAACAGGCCACAAACATGAGGTGGGTGCTGCCCCCTACCTGACCAGAGAAGACACAACAACCTACCAATTCTGTTTCTGTtgcagtttttacatttgaggAAAAATCACACAtacttttgtttacattttggaTAAAAACTACAAGGACCAAAACAAAGCTTAAAGGATGCAAACCCTACTGAAAATGAATGCTTATGTTGTTCTCTATGCTGATTGTGAAAATACTAACGCTTTCTTCATATCACCTTCGTAATAATGTGCAATGGCTCCaagtaacaacacaaacaattatCAATAAATGCAGCTTAAAAATGTCTCAAAATGTTAATGCCACTTATGGGAGATTTGTTTTTCGTGTCGCCAATCATAGTTTCTTGCGAGGAGCAGGTCGTGGTGATGGTCAAAACTAATTCAGCACAGACAGGATGCTGCAGTGACTCACTACTACAAACACGGACGTGGCTAGCTGTTTAGGGATGCTAACTTCAATAGAAGCAAAGAAGTGATACAAGAGTTAACATTGGCGTTTATTTCCCTGACAGCTCTTTAGGTAAGGAATGAAGTCTGATGCTGAACTATCGTGTTGGTCCTATTTAGCTACATCCAcgctacattttcatttgaaaacagcattttcaaacaagtattatctctgtccacacaattGTTCGGCTccgtatcagttttaatcactGTCCATACTACCATACCAAAAGACGTATATCTTGTGACCACTCATACACTGGGCATGCGTATGCCCTAATAACTGCTTGTCTCCTACACGATAATTCAAGTTGTGTTCTACACCCAGGCTAGCTGAGGTTAATATTTCTTTTGGAACGTGATAGGCTTtactgattcgtcaggctcctatgTCACGAccaaaagacccaatcagcaagcggtTGTTTCCAAACACCTCAGACTAAAATGTAGCCCTGCagtcttcaaactaaaacagggccaGCAGCACTTCCAAACTTGGATGCCAGGCGTTTCCATAGCAGAGTGaatgcattttcaaacaaaaatgtagttatgtggatgtagcctaatAGATAAGTGAATAGCTGTTAACATTGGCTGTGTAGCGATAATAAAACTTACAAACAGCTACTTAAAGGTCATGCCCGAGTCATTTGTGTACATTCATTTGTGATTTCCTCCACTCATACACCTGCAGGACTTCATACAAACATGGCAAAGTCCTTCAGCTTTTACTTCtcttcaaaatgtaatttgtttgttctttgtcaGGAAAGAGATTTGTATGGTGTTTTCATTTAGAGGGGCTGTAATGGGCTGCCAGGACCACATACAGCTGCATATCCTggaataaaaagataaagatcAACTTGGTTGCTTGCAGTACATATGCAACCACCAGTGAGCTGAGATGACAGCACCTGCAACTCACCTCAGTCTCACTATCTAAGACACAAAGCACAGCAAACTGAGCGAACATTAGTCACCCTCTCTAGTAGCTTCCAGGGGGAAACAATGTGAGCTATGCTGAACGCAAGAAGAACAGGTTCATCCAGATTGACAGATTGTGCTGCAAGAGGTCTCTTCCATTTTAGGACTAACTTAAAGTTAGGCTCAACGTGCATACGGCCTGTCTGAAAGTGCATTCCTTTGACACGCAAAGCGAGACCAGGAGTGTCGAAACTAAGTACACTTGGAAGCAAAAGCTTCCTCACTGTGTGCCACTTACAGTCACAGTATTCTATCACATGCATATCAAACATTTAGATCACTCAATTGTGTGCAACAAAAGagttttatattacatttcaatGTGTTACTTCGTGAAACTGTCAGTGTAACTCCATATTGGTCTTCATACGAgtatgattttgtttttgggtTCAGAGGGTTTTTTGTTGTTTCGATGTGTCGCAGACTGGGCGGTGGATGCTAATAACGGCTGGCATCGTCATACGAGGTCACGTCCATGTCAAAGAAGTCCTCCAGCTTCCACTGCAGGGTCTCGAATGTGGGCCGGTCCTGTTCGTCCTCCTTCCAGCAGTCGGTCATGATGTCGTACATGATTTTGGGGCAGTTCGGGGGGCACGGCATCCGGTAGCCCTGGGGAATCCTCTGGACCACTTGGTAGTTGGTCATGGCTGAAACAGTAACAGAGGGAGATGATCACTGAGAATAACAGCGACAAATTAACgatcacactttttttttatctttatgttCGGTGAATTGTTTCTAAATCATTTATAATGAGAAGATAGAGGTGGTACCTGGGTAAGGCATCTGGCCAAATGTCATGATCTCATACAGCAAAATTCCAAAGGACCATATATCCGATTTTATGGTAAACTTGTTGTCATGGATAGCCTCTGGAGCGGTCCACTTCACAGGAAACTTTGTGCCCTCTTTGGCTTCATACACATTCTCATTCTCTTTctagtaacaaaaaaaaaaaacacagagtacACCTTTACATGCAGTAGAGATCCACACTTTCACAATGAAGTGGGATGAAGCTGGATTTAAGAGGAAAATACGTGATGTATTAAAACCTGTGGTTtgggttaggttaaggttaggttgtATGCTGCATATCAGGATATATATAAATCGATATAGATCAATCAAAAATTTAATGTAAAGGTATTTCTTTCATGTACTACACACGTATAAGCTACATGTGATTCATGACAACTATGACACCTGCTACATACAGTTTAAACTAGCACAGTCAAACCCACCATGAAGACCCTGGCAAGGCCAAAATCGGCGATCTTGCAGATGTTGTTCTCGCCCACCAGGACGTTCCTGGCTGCCAGGTCTCTGTGGATGTAGTTCTGTAACTCCAGGAACGCCATGCCTGATGCCACCTGAGCAGCTATCTCGATCTGGTCAGAGATCCCTAGCGTGACGCCTTTGTCCTCTGTAATTGAGGAAGAGACAAAATGAGTCACAGTCCTGGCAGGGAATTTAACAAATACACCAGCAATTAATGCAAATATGATGTGTTGACCAACTTGTACACTTAGGATTTATTCAAACTTTTTTACTTGTAGTGAAAACTTTTTAACTAAGCTTTATCTCAAAACATTACCAAGCTAAAATCAGTGAAATAATCATTAGTCGACCATCAATCCTGTTGGCACATTGCAGATAACCAATGTCAGAGGCATAAGATAACTCTTAGCTGTTGCATGCTGGGGTTTGTATTCTTAACACTCAGCCAAAGATACCATCTCTGTCTGAACAGATTCATAAGCATGACAATGACACACAGCCAGTGAGTGACGTGCACAGTTAAATCGAATGCCAGGAATGGACTGCATGTAACAAAGCTGCAAGTCTAGATTAACAATGTAATGTTGGCTCATCACAAAGGTATTTTTTAGATACAGTGGCGAGAAGTTCAGTGACGCAGCAACAGCTGGTGGAGAGTGAACAGTCAGGATCTTCCTTATAAAGTGTTAAGAAATCAATAATGACGaagtttaaatgaataattgcTTATCATAAAAgttatgatttgtgaatattatattaaaatgcaaatacagTATGTTCTTTTAGTTAAATGTCTCCAGAGATCCACATGAATGatgcacataaataaaaaaatttttaatcatttgaaataaacaaagataCTGCTGGAAAATAATGCCTCaatagtaaataaagagaaagCAGCTGAAGTGGACATGATGTGTTTAACTTGATACTTGTGACTCTGCACATGTCAAGTCAAGTTCAtctatatagcacatttaaaatcaattgcAGTTGCCCACATTTCTgtataataaaagaaaagatgtgaaATAACTTAGACTTgcattgaataaaataaaaatgatgagaataaaacaatataagGACACTAAAAAGCccacaaaaacatgtgaacacCTCAATATGTTGAAAGAGGGGGAGCACTCTATTAGCCTCAACCAAGGAACAGCCAGGAGCAGCTGATCAGAAGAACTGAGGGATCGGGGAGTGGAAAGGGGGCAGAGAAGCTCAGATATGTAATTAGtgctttgaaaacaaatcaaagcacCTTAAACTCCACCCTGTACTTAACCAGAAGCCATAATGCACAGATGCAAGTACAGGTGAGATGCTGTCTCTCTTCCAGGTACCAGTTATCAGTCCGGTGGCAGCATTCTGCTCCAGCTGCAGATGTGACAGGGACAACTGGCTGATGCCCAAAAAAAGGGCATTATGGTAATCAAGACAGAATTGAGTTAAGGCATTTGAGACAAACCTCAGGTCACTAACAGAGAAGAAGGGCTTACGTTTGTCAATGTTTCTAAGTTGGAAATGACAGCCTTTCACAACTGAGTGAATGTGTTAATATGAATTTCACAGCCGGTGCGGTGGTGCTACTTCTCTATAGCCTAGGTGAGACGAGAAGGTCAAAACAAGATCATATCCATCATACTGCAGACACTTATTTGCCGTCCAATGTTTTACATCCTGGAGACATGTCCTAGCTGTGATATGTTGCAATCTCAGGGTGTGTGGTGAATTATGGCTGATGGGGGGGGTCACCACACAGACGGTCTCAGGGCATCAAACATCGGCTCCTCATGAACGCTGCTCAGAGTGGCCATCAATCTAAATGGAAGTGACACTCACACCACAGTCTTTTTTCCTGCAGGGTGAACTCAACATATATCACAGTAGTACAGGACAGAAGGTCACATGTGAAGCCAATGACAGGTCAAAATACTACTCATCACCGAGGTGAGTGAGGTGGTCGTCTACAGTGTTCTTATGTGAAAactgcttttttcatttttgcatcggtcacatgttagaaacttTGAAGAACCTCAGGAGCCTCTGACACTCACACTTGCATTCAGCGATTAgtacagttcagtgcatgtctgaaagcagctagaCAGTAGCATTTCCTTATATAACTTAAAAGGTCCTTTATGAACATCCATTCACATCAGATAATATCAATGATATCCCCAGACAGTGCAAGTAAAATCTGTGTGTTCAGATTGATGACTCTGAGAAACCATACCATTTTTGATGCAAAGTTCAGAGATAAGGGTTCTAAAGAGCTTTTATTGCCTCTGTGAGCCTTGTGTCACAGCCAAGCTACAATAACTAACTTCCTGTTGTATGTTGGATGGATGTGTCCCTTTAACCAACTCCATAAAGCGCGTCACTTCTGTGCCTCAGCATCCCGGTCAAATACCACATTGTATTTAAGATTCTGCTCCTCGCCTTCAAGGCCAACCATAATCTTGCCTCTCTATACTGCACTCTCAGCTCTACTTCCATCCACCTCACTGTGCAACCAGCCTACTTGTCAACTATGGGATCTAGAGCCTTGAGCCGCTCTGCTCCCCGCCTCTGGAACTCCTTCCACCAGACATTCATAATATTAACTCTCTCAATTTTCAAATAATGCCTCAAAAGCCATCTTTTTAAACTGGCATATTCAGTCTGATTGTTTGCCATTTACAACCTATATAATGATTTATTCACTGTTAATTTTATTGATCTTTTTGAGaaattgtcacacacacagctgccaaGGTAAATATGTAAACGGAGGGTAACATGTatatacttttgttttttatccgTCTGAGAGATAAACACCTTCTGCGATTGATTAACTAGTGAATACCTACCCCTCCCAAGACCTGTTTGTTCAGCTACTGGCAATAGAACATGCTCTGCACTGAAACACAATGGCTTTCTAGACAATATAGGTTTTCTAGTCAATCTACACCTCAGGACAGTTTTATCATTGAGGTCTGCACGGAGTTCCTTGGATTTCATTGCTGGATTTTTTCCCTGACATTCAGTGTGAACTATGGGACCTGATACACACAGGTGTGTACTTATCTAAGCTCACAGTGTAGTAGTAGACGCATATTGAGGACAATTCTAAAACCATTTTGGGTTAGAAAGTGTAAATTGATGATTAaaagtttcagttttttcaaattataattacaaaaataaaatccacaacacAAGGTTTAGAGAAGTGAAAGAGTCTGGTGAGTTTTGAAGTTTTGGTGAGGCTGGAATGAATGCAAGTATGCAAGATATATTTATTGGGACAAATTAGCTGACTTTGAATTGCAAAGGCCAACGCCTTACGACACTATGTttaagaaagtttaaaaaatgcatttgaaacATCTGAATTACGACTACTAGAGATACTAGGAAGCACTccaggaaatgtttgtttgtttcggAGTGATCCTGTAGACAGACACaagcaaacagcaatgaaaacataagctccttGACAGAGGTAACGACCCCTGCGAGTGGAAGGGAAGCTGTGTTGTTGAATCCAAGGACTCCACAAGTGTCAACAGAACAATAGCAGGCTCAGACACTTCCCCTGAATTTTCTCTTAAAAGATGAAATCACTAAGGTGTAAAATGGGGCCTTTGCTCCTCCACTCATCtgctaaaaatatatttaactgcttctctttctctggtATAAATCTCTGGATTGTATTGACTTTGTATTGGGCCataaaataatatcaattatcacaatataaattTCAGTAAAAGCAATTTAACAAGGTTTCCCTGTAAATTGAtatattgcttatgcattgtATAAACACAGTGATGGCACGTCATTGTTCTACCtcatatttgaaaaatgttttggcaGTTTGTCAAGTGTTTGTCAATTCTCTGCTCATACGGAAGTttgaaaccacaaccttcagCTGTATAATTATCAAAATCCACcgacatgacttttttatctcGACATCCTCTTTGGCCATAACATCCAGCCCTAGACTGACCCTTGCCACAGGCAGAAAGACTGGTTTCAAAGAGCCGCAGCAGGAGTGTCACTGGACTCTGATCCTGttataaagcagcagcagcttctaaTCACATGCGTAGATTAATAAAAAGGCCGTCTTACTCTGGAGGTAATCCAGCAGGCTGCCGTTCTTCATCAGCTCTGTGATGATGTAGATGGGCTCCTCCATGGTGCAGACTGCGTACAGCTGGATCAGCTTGGCATGCCGCAGTCTCTTCATGATCTGAGCCTCTCTCAGGAAGTCCTCGGGATCCATGGTACCTTGAAAAGGTGTTCTGTTATTTAGAGATCGCAAAGCAACAGCTTGGGTGAAGTTTGAACACTAAAGCAGTGGCAAGAGGAGTGAGTGAACCCTTATACTTTGCATTTATGAATTATGACTTCATGTACCAGGTTTGAGGGTCTTCACTGCGACTGCTGTGGTTTCGTTCCAAATGCCCTCGAAGACTTCACCAAACTGACCCGCTCCCAGCTTCCTGAGCAGCTTGATGGAGTTGCGATCAATTTCCCATTGGTCCACTGTGTTGTAGGACAAACCATGAGTCTGTGGAGCCTCCATCTACGGGGACAAGAAGACTTACCATTTAGCAAGATGACAATTTGTCTTCATACTGCAACAATAGGTGATGATGGAATTaagaaacaacaacactgtGCACTTTACCTTTTTGCATGGTTCACTCAGACGCACGCAGAGGCCATCAGCCTGTCTGGAGTAATGTTGCACCAACTCCTTAATTGTTTGAAAGCATCTTGTCTTCGACACAAAGTATTGACCATTCTCCATTTTTTTCAGCTTGTAGTGCTTCACCCTTCCACTGTCCAGCACTGAAAGACACATCAGCATCTAGTTTTAAACCCAAGACTCAAGCTACGTCCTGGTTTTTTCCCGATTTGAAGGCAGCTGCCTGCTGCAGTTGTAAATGAGGTTGAAGAGAGTAATGAGACGGAACCAAGTCAGTAAAGTTTTGAGTCATTAAATCCAAACGGCGAATTGACAGTTTAGGTCAGGACTCATAATTGGCGTGTTTTGAACCGTCCATCTTTTACCTTTGAACCACTGTTATGTGTTGCTTGATGTGTGCTTTGGATTTTTGGTCCCGCCAAGACTCAAACATTGTTTCTTGACACTAGGTCACACATTTCACTCTAAGATGCCTTGGTAATCTTAGATGTCATTGTTCTTTTCAAACATTCATTGCCATCCGAATCAGAATATCATGATAGACTGCTTCCCATGTCTTAATGTAAGTTGACTACTCTCTGGCTTCATTTTTCTTAATATCACTACAAACCTTTGCGGACTCTCATCCAGTTTTTTTCTAAGCACAGTTTCAACAATTCACGACTGTGAAACTTCTTAATAAGATCACAGGCTGTTCAAAAAGGGATTTCAGGATCTTTGGTATTTCAATTGTAGGGTTTAGAAGTGCTTTTCAATCTCACAATATGAAACCATTTAATTGTTGTTGAGTAACTTTGAACATTTTATGAAACATTCTAATTCTACgataaatcataaaataattgactttaaaataaattctgtACTGGTAAGGCAGCAGTGAAAAACTTGACCAGGACTGTCCACCATGCTGTTAATTAACAGACCCATCACTATGTGTGAAAATTCACAATGTTCAACGTTCTTGCTGAATTACTATACAGAAGTCTATTTTAAATCTGACCTGGCAACTTTCTGTATGGTCCTGATGTCAATATTGCAAAAATTATGAGAAAAGTTATGATATTTTCAACACTCCTGCTCAGTATTTTCCAATCCAATTGTCTTCCTCACATGTGTTGACCTGATAATTCACCTACAAGAACAGTGAATCAACCTGTGTAATGCTGGTGAAATGAACTGGAGTGTCAGTGAATGAGCTTGCAAAGAATTTGGCTGTAATGGAAAGAACAAGGTCGGTGAAAAGACAGATTAGACGAGAGAGAGATAAAGTTATCACACTGCTTTATAGCAGTAGAGGtttctatttatttaacttGATGACCTTCAAACCATCAATCATGTAATTGAACGGACGGAACAAATGAATCACTGAGCGGGGCTTGCCTGGGGAGAAGCATGACTTCATGTGACAAAGATAACAACATGTCAGACAATGTCAGCTCATGCTATTAATGGTTACAGTCATGTGTATCAAAGATACTGTGAAGTGATACACTTTTACAACAATTTGTTCCAACCCTCCCACACCAACTAGGTGCTTCTGTCATCCACAGTTAATAATTATTCAGGTACATAAAAATCATTGGTCTGATTTTGTTTGGCTCTGCTTTTATGTTTTATCTGCTTTTATCTATGAATTACCACGGAACTTGATGACAGGATGCAGTGTGGGTCAAGCACCCgttcaattttggtgcaaataaaatgcaaataatgctgcacacaccaagttagagatcttTTATGTTAAtctgagaagtgtaaaaaatgtttggtttattaTGAAACTTTGGTGGATCAAATTAGAATATGATGGGCTGCCACAGTCTACATAATTAATGGCAAATACTGCTTTGAAATGGTGGGATCAGTCAttagtttttacattagttGTTTCTTAGCAGGGCTACAAAAACTACAGGGTGGAATAtgatgaa encodes:
- the frk gene encoding tyrosine-protein kinase FRK; translation: MEVKKRFASCWQSFLACFKKPGQPEGQSGSEDALSAVSANPVSERSPAPAGEGTSWRPADKPGDRYIALYDYSARTVEDLSFQAGDILEALDKSTGDWWFARATTGLSASKKGYIPANYVAPVESIDAEPWYFPDTKRQDAEKMLLAGGNQHGAFLIRNCESQKGELSLSVLDSGRVKHYKLKKMENGQYFVSKTRCFQTIKELVQHYSRQADGLCVRLSEPCKKMEAPQTHGLSYNTVDQWEIDRNSIKLLRKLGAGQFGEVFEGIWNETTAVAVKTLKPGTMDPEDFLREAQIMKRLRHAKLIQLYAVCTMEEPIYIITELMKNGSLLDYLQKDKGVTLGISDQIEIAAQVASGMAFLELQNYIHRDLAARNVLVGENNICKIADFGLARVFMKENENVYEAKEGTKFPVKWTAPEAIHDNKFTIKSDIWSFGILLYEIMTFGQMPYPAMTNYQVVQRIPQGYRMPCPPNCPKIMYDIMTDCWKEDEQDRPTFETLQWKLEDFFDMDVTSYDDASRY